One window of Bactrocera tryoni isolate S06 chromosome 2, CSIRO_BtryS06_freeze2, whole genome shotgun sequence genomic DNA carries:
- the LOC120768226 gene encoding calcium uptake protein 1 homolog, mitochondrial isoform X4, whose translation MSLLRQCGASLRRQNGVQQLLLNSLTTGGGQRNFNQLLLQPAPSTTNKVDSVRGYKKFGHKEEPTPRLTRYFHVFVGTLFFITILDWKRLKRALMPKVDADAPKPKDNPQKNKVKNNDDSDAEESDGKDEPAICKERRSVKEKMGFRERKIIEYENRIRQFSTPDKVFRYFATIQVPTSDDRYEIFMTPQDFLTSMTPGMKQPEGLGLDQYRRYDPKDVAECLKLHLAKDSIFYKLGSFGLITFSDYIFLLTVLSTSRRHFEIAFQMFDLNGDGDVDSEEFEMVADLVRQQSTIGIRHRDHAATGNTFKPMKGVNSALTHYFFGPNLDQKLTIQKFIQFQAQLQREILTLEFERKTPNSEGLITEVDFAELLVAYAGYSHKKKSRKLKRVKRKFKDNNLGISKKDYLDFFHFLNNINDVDTALTFYHIAGASIDQATLKHVAKTVAMVDLRDHVIDVIFTIFDEDNDNQLSNREFVAVMKNRLQRGLEKSKDTGFIKMMRSMLKCAKETKPVLLDL comes from the exons ATGTCCTTGTTACGACAGTGTGGCGCCAGTTTGCGGCGTCAGAATGGAGTGCAGCAGTTGCTGTTAAATTCCTTAACGACTGGTGGCGGCCAGCGAAACTTCAACCAGCTGCTACTTCAGCCCGCTCCTAGTACAACAAATAAGGTTGATTCGGTGCGCggatataaaaaatttggacACAAAGAGGAACCCACACCGCGgctaacaagatattttcatgtaTTTGTGGGCACACTGTTCTTCATAACTATATTGGACTGGAAGAG GTTAAAGCGCGCATTAATGCCGAAAGTTGATGCCGACGCACCAAAGCCCAAAGATAATCCGCagaaaaataaagtaaagaatAATGATGATAGCGATGCGGAAGAATCGGATGGTAAAGATGAACCTGCTATTTGCAAGGAAAGGCGTTCTGTGAAGGAAAAAATGGGTTTTCGCGAACGCAAG ATTATCGAATACGAAAATCGTATACGTCAATTTTCGACACCTGATAAGGTGTTCCGTTATTTTGCCACTATACAAGTACCGACATCAGATGATCGCTATGAAATCTTTATGACTCCACAAGACTTTCTAACTAGCATGACGCCAGGCATGAAGCAACCAGAGG GTTTGGGACTTGACCAATATCGCCGTTACGATCCGAAG GATGTTGCTGAGTGTTTGAAGCTGCATTTGGCGAAGGACAGTATTTTCTACAAATTGGGCTCCTTTGGTTTAATTACCTTTTCGGACTACATATTCTTACTAACAGTGCTCTCAA cttCTCGTCGTCATTTTGAAATCGCTTTCCAAATGTTCGACTTGAACGGCGATGGTGATGTGGATAGTGAAGAGTTTGAAATGGTCGCCGATTTGGTGCGCCAACAATCCACCATCGGCATCAGGCATCGTGATCATGCAGCTACCGGCAATACATTTAAG CCCATGAAG GGTGTGAACTCGGCGCTCACTCACTACTTCTTCGGCCCGAATTTGGACCAGAAATTGACCATACAAAAGTTCATTCAATTCCAAGCTCAACTGCAACGTGAAATCCTAACGCTGGAATTCGAGCGTAAAACTCCAAACAGTGAAGGTCTGATTACTGAGGTGGACTTCGCTGAGCTACTGGTGGCCTACGCTGGTTATTCGCATAAGAAGAAGTCGCGCAAGTTGAAGCGTGTCAAGCGTAAATTCAAGGATAATAATTTGGGTATCTCCAAAAAAGATTATCTCGATTTCTTTCACTTCTTGAATAATATTAACGACGTGGACACCGCACTGACGTTCTATCACATTGCGGGCGCATCGATTGACCAGGCTACACTCAAACATGTGGCCAAAACTGTGGCTATGGTGGATCTAAGAGATCATGTGATCGATGTTATATTCACGATTTTCGACGAAGACA ACGATAATCAGCTGAGTAATCGCGAGTTCGTGGCTGTAATGAAGAATCGCTTACAGCGTGGTTTGGAGAAGTCGAAGGACACCGGTTTCATCAAAATGATGCGTTCGATGTTGAAATGTGCCAAGGAAACAAAGCCGGTGCTTTTGGATCTTTAA